The following DNA comes from Armatimonadia bacterium.
CAGTGCCGATGCCTTCCGTGTGATTCAGGAGGGGACGGAGGGCCTCACGGTCCAGCCGACGACCACCGACGGCAAGTCCGCCACCAATCACCTGGCGACCGCGATTCTCGCCCGGCAGAGGAGACGCAAGCTCCGCGGTCGGTACTACACACCGGGCTCCGACACCGAGAGCCTGCGTATCCTGCACCCCTATGCCGTGATCTACCGCAGCCGCGCTCACTATCTGACTGCCTTCTGCGAGACCCGCGGGAAGGAGCGCACCTTCCGCCTCGACCGCTTCCGCACGCTCGAGATGCTTGACGAGACGGCGGACATCCCGGCCAACTACAACCCC
Coding sequences within:
- a CDS encoding WYL domain-containing protein, which translates into the protein SADAFRVIQEGTEGLTVQPTTTDGKSATNHLATAILARQRRRKLRGRYYTPGSDTESLRILHPYAVIYRSRAHYLTAFCETRGKERTFRLDRFRTLEMLDETADIPANYNPSAAFTNAWEVVGGRRTRVVIRLRGELARRMRDAQLHSSQKVLPSSSDLLDLQFSVAISEEFVGWILGLGPEALVLSPQTLATRIQTQAAAVAASYGAEEETVAK